The window TTGCCGGCAGCGCTCAGGCTCCACTCGTCCACGCCGGTCACGGTCGGCAGGCCACCACGCGGATAGCCAAGCGCGGCCGCGGCCGTATCCGCGCTGCTGGACGGCGTAGCGGCCGACTCCAGCAGCACCGACGGTGCCTGCTCGCCGGCCAGCAGGCCGGCCAGCGCGGTGCGCCATTCCTGGCTCAACGACAGCGAGACGGCGGCCACCACAGCCATCACGCCCACACTGTTCAAGGCGTACTTCAAGGTCAGGCGGCCACCGCGCAACGCGCGTCCCGCCACGGGGTGCGCCAGTCGCACCTGCAGCGACCGGGTCACACCCGGAACCGGCGTTCGAAGGCGGACCTGCAATGCCCGCCCGACACCGGGAAGATGAAGGGTTTTCCAACCACTCATGCTTACCTCCATCCGTTGTCCGCTGCGGGCGGCCGATGAAGGCCACACGCCCGATCCCAACGTACTCAAGTAAGGATGCTGCGCCGTCTAGCAGGGACGGCCGGCACCTGTTGGTGGACGCTCCCCATGCGTCCAACGAGAAACAGGGTACGCTCTTGGGGGAACGCACCCTGCTGCGAATGGCTCAAACGCCCCGGCGACACCGGGATGACCGCTGCGAGCATCGTGCCAGATACTTTTGCATTACCGGTCCGAAATGGAAGATTCCGCTGCTTCCCCTCTTGACAGCGGGGCGGAATCCATGTTGCGACGCAACACTCCATTGAGCAGACCGGATTGTAGGAACCGTTTTATACCCCGTCAATAATAACGATTCAAAAAAACAAAACTTTTAGCTATATGTAACAGACCTATTGTCGCTGCCTTGAGAGCACCTGGGCGCCCGGAATCGGCGTACTGTCTTGGGCTGGCGGGTGGTGGCCCCTGACCTGTGGGTACAAAAAACTTACAATTCGCCCCCGCACCAATCCCTAAAAAATTTGCGCGATCTTTACATAAAGTGCGCCAAAAGACATATCAATGACTCGAGGCAAGGTGGCCTCATGCCGCCGAGCCCTATCAATTCATCATGAAATACAAGGACTTGCGCGACTTCCTCGGCAAACTCGAGGCGCAGGGCGAGTTGAAGCGCGTTGCCGCGCCGGTATCGCCCAACCTGGAGATGACCGAGATCTGCGATCGGCTGCTGCGAGCCGGCGGGCCGGCGGTACTGTTCGAACGTCCTGCCCGCGATGGCGGCCCTGAGCCGGTTTATAAGGTGCCGGTGCTGGCCAATCTGTTCGGGACCCCACGCAGGGTCGCGCTCGGCATGGGCGCGGAATCGCTGGCCGACCTGCGCGACATCGGCCGCGTGCTGTCGGCACTGAAGGAACCCGATCCGCCGCGCGGCCTGCGCGAGGCCGGCAAGCTGCTGACGCTGGCCAAGTCGGTATGGGACATGGCGCCCAAGCGCATCTCGTCCCCGGCCTGCCAGGAGATCGTGTGGGAAGGGGCGGACGTAGACCTGTCGCGCCTGCCGATCCAGACCTGCTGGCCGGGCGACGCCGCGCCGCTGATCACCTGGGGCCTGGTGGTGACGCGCGGCCCGCACAAGAAGCGCCAGAATCTCGGTATCTACCGCCAGCAGGTGATCGGCCGCAACCAGGTCATCATGCGCTGGCTGGCACACCGCGGCGGCGCGCTGGACTTCCGCGAGCACGCGCTGGCCAACCCCGGCAAGCCCTTCCCGATCGCGGTGGCGCTCGGCGCCGACCCGGCCACCATCCTCGGCGCGGTGACGCCCGTACCCGATACGCTGTCGGAGTACCAGTTCGCCGGCCTGCTGCGCGGCAGCCGCACCGAACTGGCGTCCTGCCTCACGCCGACGCTGTCCGAGCTGAACGTGCCGGCCAGCGCGGAAATCGTCCTCGAAGGCCACATCCAGCCCGACCCATCCCATCCGTCCGGCTACCAGCATGCGCTGGAAGGGCCGTACGGCGACCATACCGGCTACTACAACGAGCAGGACTGGTTCCCCGTCTTCACCATCGACCGCATCACCATGCGGCGCGACCCGCTCTACCACTCCACCTACACCGGCAAGCCGCCCGACGAGCCGGCCGTGCTCGGCGTGGCGCTCAACGAAGTGTTCGTACCGCTGCTGCAGAAGCAGTTCCCCGAGATCACCGACTTCTACCTGCCGCCGGAAGGCTGCAGCTACCGCATGGCCCTGGTGCGCATGAAGAAGCAGTACGCCGGCCACGCCAAGCGGGTCATGTTCGGCGTCTGGAGCTTCCTGCGCCAGTTCATGTAT of the Cupriavidus malaysiensis genome contains:
- the ubiD gene encoding 4-hydroxy-3-polyprenylbenzoate decarboxylase, which produces MKYKDLRDFLGKLEAQGELKRVAAPVSPNLEMTEICDRLLRAGGPAVLFERPARDGGPEPVYKVPVLANLFGTPRRVALGMGAESLADLRDIGRVLSALKEPDPPRGLREAGKLLTLAKSVWDMAPKRISSPACQEIVWEGADVDLSRLPIQTCWPGDAAPLITWGLVVTRGPHKKRQNLGIYRQQVIGRNQVIMRWLAHRGGALDFREHALANPGKPFPIAVALGADPATILGAVTPVPDTLSEYQFAGLLRGSRTELASCLTPTLSELNVPASAEIVLEGHIQPDPSHPSGYQHALEGPYGDHTGYYNEQDWFPVFTIDRITMRRDPLYHSTYTGKPPDEPAVLGVALNEVFVPLLQKQFPEITDFYLPPEGCSYRMALVRMKKQYAGHAKRVMFGVWSFLRQFMYTKFIVVVDDDIDVRDWKEVIWAITTRVDPSRDTVMVDNTPIDYLDFASPVSGLGSKMGIDATDKWPGETTREWGRAIEMDEAVKARVDGMWETLFAAPAGGR